Proteins encoded together in one Candidatus Bathyarchaeota archaeon window:
- the pdxA gene encoding 4-hydroxythreonine-4-phosphate dehydrogenase PdxA — translation MSRLKPIIGITMGDPAGIGPEIIVKALNMEDVYSICRPVVIGDSGSLRAGMEVASIKLGLHPIKDVKEASFNFGVIDVIDLKNVDLAELEMGKPQPMGGRAAVEFIKKAVELALRRDISAVVTAPVNKEAVNMAGISFRGHTELLAELTGAKRYTMMLIREPLRVAHVSTHVSLREACDKVSKERILDVLEMVAEASPWFGFSKARIAVASLNPHAGEGGLFGLEELREIAPAVKAAQEKGMDVKGPIPADTVFARALKGEFDFIVAMYHDQGHIPVKLLGLEGGVNLTLGLPIIRTSVDHGTAYRHARLKLGTANPASLIEAIKLASLLSRRRKL, via the coding sequence ATGTCTAGGTTGAAGCCCATAATTGGGATAACTATGGGGGATCCTGCTGGGATAGGGCCTGAAATAATAGTTAAGGCGCTTAATATGGAGGATGTATATTCTATCTGCCGTCCAGTCGTCATAGGTGATTCAGGATCTTTAAGGGCAGGGATGGAGGTTGCATCGATTAAACTCGGCCTCCATCCGATAAAGGATGTTAAAGAAGCTTCTTTCAATTTCGGCGTGATCGACGTAATCGATTTGAAGAACGTGGATCTGGCCGAGCTGGAGATGGGAAAGCCCCAACCAATGGGGGGGAGGGCTGCCGTAGAATTCATTAAGAAAGCGGTGGAGCTCGCCTTACGTAGAGACATATCGGCCGTGGTCACAGCCCCAGTTAACAAGGAGGCAGTCAACATGGCCGGCATATCATTTAGAGGCCATACGGAACTGCTCGCGGAACTCACTGGCGCGAAGAGGTATACCATGATGCTCATCCGGGAGCCGTTGAGGGTAGCTCATGTCTCTACGCATGTATCCCTTAGGGAGGCCTGCGACAAGGTATCTAAGGAGCGTATTTTGGACGTGTTGGAGATGGTTGCTGAGGCATCTCCATGGTTCGGCTTCAGTAAGGCTAGAATAGCCGTGGCATCTTTGAACCCCCACGCAGGTGAGGGCGGCCTATTCGGGTTAGAGGAATTGAGAGAGATAGCTCCTGCGGTTAAAGCCGCCCAAGAGAAGGGGATGGATGTTAAGGGTCCGATACCTGCAGACACGGTATTCGCTAGAGCTTTGAAGGGCGAGTTCGATTTCATAGTAGCTATGTACCATGACCAAGGCCATATACCCGTTAAACTCCTGGGTTTAGAAGGGGGAGTTAATCTAACTCTAGGCCTTCCCATAATACGTACGTCGGTGGATCACGGCACGGCCTACAGGCATGCCCGCCTTAAGCTGGGAACGGCTAACCCGGCGAGCCTCATCGAAGCCATTAAACTCGCCTCGCTTCTATCCAGGAGGAGAAAACTTTGA
- a CDS encoding NERD domain-containing protein codes for MKDPAFKAFLKALLELSIRRNITSVYELQSMAKIPREKAIIASRHLEEKGIISMVDDGIINLEDMDRIGLSLLAIEEGIDVEVAARHLSWRDFERFVGDASRAENFKVLNNIHLINKSRRHQIDLLAVREPLILSIDCKHWKFKLSPSKISKAAKAHVERTQALAEHMGKRGSIEGLSLPDRRFYILPVIALLMEPYNIKVVSEVPVVPLLKFRDFLRNVPPVPGLEPIKYIPVDPGF; via the coding sequence TTGAAGGATCCCGCCTTCAAGGCATTTTTAAAAGCCTTGCTTGAACTCTCCATTCGAAGAAATATTACTAGTGTATATGAGCTTCAAAGCATGGCTAAGATACCTAGAGAAAAGGCAATAATAGCATCACGCCATTTAGAAGAGAAAGGAATTATTAGCATGGTAGATGATGGAATTATAAATTTAGAGGATATGGATCGCATAGGCCTTTCCCTACTAGCGATTGAGGAAGGAATTGATGTGGAAGTTGCAGCAAGACATCTGAGTTGGAGGGATTTTGAAAGGTTCGTCGGCGATGCTTCAAGGGCTGAAAACTTTAAAGTCTTAAACAATATTCATCTGATAAATAAAAGTAGAAGGCATCAAATAGACCTCTTAGCTGTAAGGGAACCTTTAATCCTGTCTATAGACTGTAAACATTGGAAGTTTAAGCTTTCACCCTCCAAGATCTCAAAGGCTGCAAAGGCTCATGTGGAGAGGACACAGGCTCTAGCCGAACACATGGGGAAAAGGGGAAGTATTGAGGGTCTATCCCTCCCGGATAGAAGGTTCTACATACTCCCAGTAATAGCGCTCCTGATGGAACCCTATAATATTAAAGTAGTATCTGAAGTTCCCGTAGTACCATTGTTAAAGTTTAGGGATTTCCTGAGAAACGTGCCTCCGGTGCCCGGCTTAGAGCCGATTAAGTATATCCCTGTAGATCCAGGCTTCTGA
- a CDS encoding ABC transporter permease, translating into MGLRDYFEVPDVSYRVWKVWLRNGDVFTKTIKVNFIPSFLEPLLYLAAMGFGLGTYLGDVEGFSYPMFIAPALISISMMNSSFFECTYGSFVRMYYQKTFDAIIATPLNIEEVILGEILWGSTKSVINASIILLVVSIFRLVRLPESLLIIPLSFLVGALFASMGMCFTAIAPNIDSFNYPTFLFITPMFLFSGTFFPISALPETIRVISFIVFPLTHAVHISRSVTLGKMRFDLIPSLISLISIGITLTILSINLMKKRLIA; encoded by the coding sequence TTGGGTCTTCGAGACTATTTCGAGGTGCCGGACGTTTCATATAGGGTCTGGAAAGTCTGGTTAAGGAATGGAGACGTCTTCACTAAGACTATTAAGGTGAATTTTATCCCGTCTTTCTTGGAGCCTTTACTATACTTGGCCGCTATGGGATTCGGTTTGGGCACCTATTTAGGGGATGTTGAAGGCTTCTCTTATCCTATGTTTATAGCTCCAGCCCTAATATCGATCTCCATGATGAACTCCTCATTTTTCGAGTGCACATACGGCTCCTTCGTTAGGATGTATTATCAGAAAACCTTCGATGCAATCATCGCCACCCCTTTGAACATAGAGGAAGTAATACTTGGAGAGATATTGTGGGGATCCACCAAAAGCGTTATCAACGCCTCGATAATTCTCCTAGTAGTCTCTATTTTTCGGCTTGTAAGGCTTCCCGAGTCTCTACTAATAATTCCCTTATCGTTCCTTGTGGGGGCCTTGTTCGCATCCATGGGGATGTGCTTCACAGCCATAGCTCCTAACATCGACTCATTCAACTATCCCACCTTTCTCTTCATCACTCCCATGTTCCTCTTCAGCGGCACCTTCTTCCCGATCTCCGCCCTACCCGAAACAATACGGGTTATATCCTTCATAGTTTTTCCTCTCACCCATGCAGTGCATATATCTAGATCGGTAACCCTCGGGAAAATGAGATTTGATCTTATCCCAAGCCTAATATCGCTGATCTCCATTGGAATTACGTTAACTATTCTCTCGATAAACCTGATGAAGAAAAGGCTCATAGCATAG
- a CDS encoding ATP-binding cassette domain-containing protein has product MLPIISAEGLTKDYRGLRAVDHINFEIIRGECFGFLGPNGAGKTTTMKMIQCVSPISSGTLTVKGMDVREHPREIKEILGVVPQENNLDPDLTVFKNLLTYARYFDVPSGEARRRASELLSFVQLEDKKDVMIESLSGGMKRRLILARALMNEPEILVLDEPTTGLDPQVRHLIWEKIRSLKREGVTIILTTHYMEEASQLCDRLVIMDLGRIIVEGNPQELVQEHIGSEVIEVDGPPEVIACVAESGEVFEKFGGRLHVLSKEPEKLASELIPKCKSGKITVRQATLEDVFLKLTGKGLRE; this is encoded by the coding sequence ATGCTTCCAATAATATCAGCTGAAGGTTTAACTAAGGACTACAGGGGGTTGCGGGCCGTCGATCATATAAACTTCGAGATTATCAGAGGGGAATGTTTCGGGTTTCTAGGCCCAAATGGAGCAGGGAAGACGACGACCATGAAGATGATCCAATGCGTAAGTCCGATAAGCTCCGGAACCCTTACTGTGAAAGGAATGGATGTAAGGGAGCATCCCAGGGAGATAAAGGAGATCTTAGGGGTTGTACCCCAAGAGAATAATCTCGACCCGGATCTCACAGTCTTCAAGAACCTGTTAACCTATGCCAGATATTTCGATGTTCCAAGCGGAGAAGCGAGACGCAGGGCTTCAGAGCTTCTAAGTTTCGTCCAGCTCGAGGATAAAAAAGATGTGATGATTGAGAGTCTTTCAGGTGGGATGAAGAGGAGGCTCATCTTAGCTAGGGCCCTCATGAATGAACCCGAAATCTTGGTCTTAGACGAACCTACGACCGGTTTGGATCCTCAAGTGAGACATCTAATATGGGAGAAGATCAGAAGCCTAAAGCGGGAGGGGGTGACCATCATATTGACTACCCACTACATGGAGGAGGCCTCGCAGCTCTGCGATAGGCTTGTAATAATGGATCTCGGAAGGATAATAGTTGAGGGGAACCCACAGGAATTGGTTCAAGAACATATAGGCTCAGAAGTTATAGAGGTGGATGGACCGCCTGAGGTGATAGCTTGCGTAGCTGAGAGCGGCGAGGTCTTCGAGAAGTTCGGAGGCAGATTACATGTGCTTTCAAAGGAGCCTGAGAAGCTCGCCTCTGAGCTAATACCTAAATGCAAGTCCGGTAAAATAACCGTGAGGCAAGCCACTCTAGAGGATGTATTCTTAAAACTCACAGGTAAAGGTTTAAGGGAGTAG
- a CDS encoding 3-hydroxyacyl-CoA dehydrogenase family protein: MEIKRVACIGVGIIGHSWATLFAMKGLEVNLYDAQPLKAEEALQKIKANLDFLASKGYISRETALKAPENLKIFKSLEGAVQDADYIQESAYESYPVKKELFRKIGGAAPERSIIASSSSGLLMSAIQEAAKNPGRCITAHPWNPPHLIPLVELVPGNMTFEETIRETYSFMEKLGKIPVVLKKEVPGYIANRLQVAVWREALDLVDRGVASLEDVEKALYAGPGIRWAFMGPSLTLHLGGGEKGLEYLIEHLGEKYSEYWKDMARWVSIPDSAAEKAVKGIREIEPVKSKNFQELIRWRDEKLIALLKLLYPKAS; encoded by the coding sequence ATGGAGATTAAAAGGGTGGCTTGTATAGGGGTTGGGATTATAGGTCACAGCTGGGCGACCTTGTTCGCCATGAAAGGCTTGGAAGTAAACCTGTACGATGCACAGCCTCTTAAAGCTGAGGAGGCTTTACAAAAAATTAAGGCTAATTTGGATTTCCTCGCCTCTAAGGGCTATATCTCCAGGGAAACTGCCTTAAAAGCTCCAGAAAATCTTAAAATCTTTAAAAGCTTAGAAGGAGCCGTCCAGGACGCCGATTACATCCAGGAGTCAGCCTATGAGAGCTATCCCGTAAAGAAGGAACTATTCCGTAAAATAGGTGGAGCCGCTCCGGAGAGGTCCATAATAGCTTCAAGTTCTTCAGGGCTGCTCATGTCGGCGATACAAGAAGCTGCTAAAAACCCGGGTAGATGCATAACTGCGCATCCTTGGAATCCTCCCCACTTAATCCCTCTAGTAGAACTCGTCCCCGGGAACATGACCTTCGAAGAGACCATCCGAGAAACTTACTCTTTCATGGAGAAGCTGGGCAAAATCCCTGTAGTCTTAAAAAAAGAGGTCCCGGGATATATTGCAAACAGGCTTCAAGTCGCTGTTTGGAGGGAGGCCCTGGACCTAGTCGACAGGGGAGTGGCCAGCCTCGAAGATGTGGAGAAAGCTCTATACGCCGGTCCTGGGATAAGATGGGCCTTCATGGGCCCAAGCCTTACGCTCCACTTAGGTGGTGGAGAGAAGGGATTAGAATACCTAATCGAGCATCTCGGCGAAAAATACTCGGAATACTGGAAAGACATGGCTAGATGGGTTTCGATACCGGATTCAGCTGCGGAGAAGGCTGTGAAGGGCATCAGGGAGATTGAACCAGTTAAATCTAAGAACTTCCAAGAGCTTATCAGATGGCGGGATGAGAAACTTATAGCGCTACTAAAACTCCTATATCCAAAAGCGTCTTGA
- a CDS encoding aminoacyl-tRNA deacylase encodes MELECFLRSKGVWYRLLNKPSTIHTKDASRVTGIPLNRITKSLVFKADGKPVLAVIPGDAKVDESKLAKVLGVRRVELASLEEAEKFSGYSPGGTPPVHHAGIEHVIFDIKLISLETIYGGGGAKDRLLELRVEDALKLTGGLVADISKAT; translated from the coding sequence TTGGAGTTAGAATGCTTCCTTAGAAGCAAGGGTGTATGGTACAGGCTTTTGAATAAGCCCTCAACCATCCACACCAAGGATGCCTCGAGGGTTACCGGGATCCCTTTGAACCGTATAACTAAGAGTCTGGTCTTTAAGGCGGACGGAAAACCCGTATTAGCTGTTATACCGGGCGACGCCAAGGTTGATGAATCTAAGCTTGCTAAGGTGTTGGGGGTTAGGAGGGTGGAGTTGGCATCTTTGGAGGAGGCTGAAAAGTTTTCGGGTTATTCTCCTGGAGGCACCCCGCCTGTCCATCACGCCGGGATAGAACACGTAATCTTCGATATTAAACTTATAAGTTTAGAAACAATTTACGGTGGAGGCGGGGCGAAGGATAGGCTCTTAGAGCTTAGAGTGGAAGACGCTTTAAAGCTAACTGGGGGTCTCGTAGCGGATATCTCCAAAGCAACCTAG
- the pcm gene encoding protein-L-isoaspartate O-methyltransferase, with product MVTRYIRLGYINSPRMIEVMRKVPRELFMPEPLRRYAYYDEPYPIPGDGRQTISAPYTYPLFYEPLELQLGDKFLEIGMGSGYGAALARELVGREGLVVTIEINKDTYKFGVENLKKAGYDDVIAVLGDGSRGYPKYAPYDKICITAACPRIPQPLLEQLDKPGRLIAPIGPLSTLVGQDLTLIVRDNFGNEKIKRLTKVVYVPLQGEYGWKRCNVKVNN from the coding sequence ATGGTGACGCGTTACATCAGGCTGGGTTATATCAATTCTCCTAGGATGATAGAAGTTATGCGCAAAGTTCCGAGAGAGCTCTTCATGCCTGAGCCCCTGAGACGGTACGCATATTATGATGAGCCGTATCCTATTCCGGGGGATGGGAGGCAGACGATCTCAGCACCTTACACTTATCCACTATTCTATGAACCCCTCGAATTACAATTGGGCGATAAGTTTCTGGAGATCGGGATGGGATCTGGGTATGGAGCGGCTCTGGCTAGAGAACTTGTGGGGAGAGAGGGGTTAGTGGTAACCATCGAGATAAACAAGGATACTTATAAATTCGGCGTTGAAAACCTGAAGAAGGCTGGATACGACGATGTAATAGCTGTGCTAGGAGATGGATCCAGAGGATACCCCAAATATGCTCCATATGATAAGATATGTATCACAGCGGCGTGCCCTAGAATCCCTCAACCTCTCTTAGAGCAATTGGATAAGCCCGGGAGGCTTATAGCTCCAATAGGACCATTATCCACCCTAGTAGGACAGGACCTGACCTTGATAGTCAGAGATAACTTTGGGAACGAAAAGATCAAGAGGCTAACCAAAGTGGTATATGTACCGCTTCAAGGAGAGTATGGCTGGAAGCGATGTAACGTAAAAGTAAATAACTAA
- a CDS encoding M20 family metallo-hydrolase, translating to MNLFNRVASRIDGYVNEIIEMQGRLTAAQAIGPENDGKGEYEKAEYVKEMLEKIDPDEVIEVNAPDERVPNGFRPNIVAFFNGEAGDRTLWIITHLDVVPPGDLKLWNTDPFKVELRDGKLYGRGVEDNQQSLIASYMAVKALRDSKVKPHRRIGLLFVSDEETGSERGLKYVLSERMDLFGEKDFYIVPDGGNSDGTLVEIAEKSILWLRFQVIGRQGHGSRPDQAVNSFKAGSYLITRLDQLYSIFDERDELYEVPTSTFEPTKKEANVPNINTIPGEDVFYMDCRILPKINVDEVIDNINGMAKEIEAEFKVKVNISIVQRADAAPPTPPDSPAVRALLKAIKAVNGRNGRPMGIGGGTVAAILRRAGFPAVVWATMDETAHQPNEYCILKNLINDAKVFLHISLQEDV from the coding sequence TTGAATCTTTTTAACCGTGTAGCTTCTAGGATAGATGGATACGTGAATGAGATTATTGAGATGCAGGGGAGGTTGACGGCCGCCCAAGCTATTGGCCCGGAGAATGATGGAAAGGGAGAATATGAGAAGGCCGAGTACGTTAAGGAGATGCTTGAAAAGATAGATCCAGATGAAGTGATAGAGGTTAATGCACCTGACGAACGTGTCCCGAACGGTTTTAGGCCCAATATTGTAGCCTTCTTTAACGGTGAAGCGGGAGATAGGACCCTATGGATTATAACCCACTTGGACGTTGTGCCTCCAGGAGATTTAAAGTTATGGAATACAGATCCGTTCAAGGTGGAGTTGAGGGATGGAAAACTCTACGGCAGGGGCGTTGAAGACAACCAGCAGAGCCTTATAGCATCATATATGGCTGTGAAGGCATTGAGGGATTCGAAGGTTAAGCCTCATAGGAGGATCGGGTTACTCTTCGTCTCGGATGAGGAGACCGGAAGCGAGAGGGGCTTAAAATACGTCCTATCTGAACGCATGGATCTCTTCGGGGAGAAGGATTTTTACATAGTTCCGGATGGAGGTAACAGCGATGGAACCCTTGTTGAGATAGCTGAGAAGAGTATATTATGGCTGAGATTCCAAGTAATAGGAAGGCAGGGTCATGGTTCTAGGCCTGATCAGGCCGTGAACAGTTTTAAGGCGGGGAGCTATCTCATAACTAGGCTGGATCAACTATATAGTATATTTGATGAGAGGGATGAGCTCTATGAGGTGCCTACAAGCACTTTTGAGCCAACTAAAAAGGAGGCAAACGTCCCCAACATAAACACAATACCGGGTGAAGACGTGTTCTACATGGATTGTAGGATACTCCCTAAAATAAACGTGGATGAAGTGATCGATAATATAAATGGGATGGCAAAGGAGATAGAGGCGGAATTTAAGGTTAAGGTAAACATATCCATCGTCCAGAGGGCTGATGCAGCCCCTCCAACCCCGCCCGATTCTCCGGCGGTGAGGGCATTATTAAAAGCCATAAAGGCTGTAAATGGAAGGAATGGAAGGCCCATGGGCATAGGAGGGGGGACTGTCGCAGCCATCCTGAGGAGGGCGGGATTCCCAGCGGTTGTATGGGCAACCATGGATGAGACAGCCCATCAGCCAAATGAATATTGTATACTTAAAAATCTAATAAACGATGCAAAGGTATTCTTACATATATCCCTCCAAGAAGATGTTTAG
- a CDS encoding amino acid ABC transporter substrate-binding protein has translation MNVRELPLIVADPYPPYQYLDKGRVVGLDHDIVVNAFKIVGVDVKIELHPWDKCIEMLDNGVADAIFQMVKTPEREKKYLFSDPIRKASTVLYKSKVSNFRLHPGSKIEDRLKGFRLGLVKGYSYGPLIDGLKGVIRIEVKDQEELLKGLMERSFDLALIDRGVSIYLMDELGFKEGLEEVEGFAIIRELYLALRKDEEPLLNLFNEGLKRIKLDGLYERIFRHYGVQP, from the coding sequence ATGAATGTAAGGGAGCTGCCGCTTATCGTAGCCGATCCATATCCACCCTACCAGTATTTGGATAAAGGACGGGTAGTAGGGTTGGACCATGACATAGTGGTCAATGCCTTCAAAATTGTGGGGGTAGACGTAAAGATAGAACTTCATCCTTGGGATAAATGTATCGAGATGCTGGATAACGGTGTCGCAGACGCGATATTCCAAATGGTTAAAACTCCAGAGAGGGAGAAGAAGTATCTCTTCTCCGACCCTATAAGAAAAGCTTCTACTGTATTATACAAGTCCAAGGTCTCTAATTTCAGGCTGCATCCCGGCTCAAAGATCGAGGATCGACTTAAAGGATTTAGGTTGGGTTTAGTTAAGGGTTACAGTTATGGTCCTCTGATAGATGGGCTTAAGGGAGTTATAAGGATCGAAGTTAAGGATCAGGAGGAGTTGTTGAAGGGCCTAATGGAGAGAAGCTTCGACTTAGCACTGATCGACCGCGGAGTCTCGATATACCTTATGGATGAACTTGGATTCAAGGAGGGGCTCGAAGAAGTTGAAGGCTTCGCGATAATTAGGGAGCTCTACTTAGCTTTACGCAAGGATGAGGAACCCCTACTAAACTTATTTAATGAGGGATTGAAAAGAATTAAGTTGGATGGATTATATGAGCGCATTTTCCGGCATTATGGGGTTCAACCCTGA
- a CDS encoding aspartate/glutamate racemase family protein, translated as MRIKVIIPNSSQEFRDEQAEHRRRVAMEGTSVDVVCLPRGPVSLESSTDEAYAAPYILDEVKKAEKEGYDAVTIDCAGDPVLRAAREVSNIPVMSGGEASRLLALALGDRFSVITVLSNTVDVIRSNIIASQLQGRLASVRSAEIPVLELKDQERAKASILREARKAIEEDGADVIVLGCTGMAKLAKEIQEELGVPVVEPATAAIKLAEIFIQMGLSHSKISFKTPPEKEIK; from the coding sequence ATGCGGATTAAAGTGATTATACCCAACTCATCCCAAGAGTTTAGAGATGAACAGGCGGAGCATAGGAGGCGGGTGGCCATGGAAGGAACCTCGGTGGACGTCGTATGTCTACCTAGGGGACCTGTATCCCTGGAATCCTCCACCGATGAGGCATATGCCGCACCGTACATACTGGATGAGGTTAAGAAGGCTGAAAAGGAGGGATACGATGCGGTAACCATCGACTGCGCGGGAGACCCGGTCTTAAGGGCGGCCAGAGAAGTGTCAAACATACCTGTTATGAGTGGTGGAGAAGCTTCAAGGCTTCTAGCGCTGGCCCTAGGGGACAGGTTCTCAGTCATAACAGTGCTATCTAACACCGTGGATGTTATAAGGAGTAATATTATTGCATCCCAGCTCCAGGGTCGCTTAGCATCTGTGAGATCGGCTGAAATTCCAGTATTAGAGCTTAAAGACCAAGAAAGGGCTAAGGCCTCAATACTCAGGGAAGCTAGGAAGGCTATCGAAGAGGATGGAGCGGACGTAATAGTTCTGGGATGTACCGGAATGGCGAAACTAGCAAAGGAGATCCAGGAGGAATTGGGTGTGCCGGTAGTGGAGCCTGCCACCGCTGCGATAAAACTAGCTGAGATATTCATCCAGATGGGTCTGTCCCATAGTAAGATAAGCTTTAAGACACCGCCGGAGAAGGAGATAAAATAG
- a CDS encoding TMEM165/GDT1 family protein yields MLEDLLIPLITVGLAELGDKTQLSLLLLSYRTESRSSLILGVLCAFLIVDGVAVMAGSWATQLLPEVWLKVSSGAIFIILGTLILRRDIGVKKAEEGAGKSHGNAFIMGFILIFLTEWGDKTQISSALLASRYNPYMVFISTTSVLAMLSIIAVYLGKGISSRIDRGLMMKMSGLIFIIIGIYIIFIHNI; encoded by the coding sequence TTGCTGGAGGATCTGTTAATCCCTTTAATTACAGTGGGGTTAGCGGAATTAGGCGATAAGACCCAGCTTTCCCTCCTCCTTTTATCATACAGGACTGAGAGTCGTTCAAGCCTCATACTTGGGGTCCTATGCGCTTTCTTAATTGTGGATGGAGTAGCTGTAATGGCTGGCTCATGGGCTACGCAACTCCTGCCTGAGGTCTGGCTGAAGGTAAGCTCAGGGGCCATCTTCATTATCCTAGGTACACTAATACTGCGCCGGGATATTGGGGTTAAGAAGGCAGAGGAAGGAGCTGGGAAGAGTCATGGTAACGCGTTCATCATGGGTTTTATCTTGATCTTCCTCACCGAGTGGGGGGATAAAACTCAGATTTCCTCTGCATTGTTGGCATCTAGATATAATCCTTATATGGTCTTCATCAGTACTACGAGCGTATTAGCGATGTTATCTATAATAGCAGTATACTTGGGTAAAGGGATATCGTCTAGAATCGACAGAGGGTTGATGATGAAGATGAGTGGACTAATATTTATAATAATAGGTATATACATCATATTTATACATAATATATGA
- a CDS encoding nitroreductase family protein: MSVEFDAPLLETMFRRRTRRFPLGGEMPVKRAGLDYKSLEAPIPLNEAELALLCFTGVGVTGVTTEEIRHLLGHLTVIGRTAASPCASLTLHLFYTNDEGVFYYKSGVSDEIIPREKVRIASKADRAKILQDYRRNLVKLKDGRLQVPREAIGSAFVDMVNKPGTTVFMPVADITREYINMLLTGIAQFRWRMWDEVEDKPAGVEKWIRNGLLNGEKMTIFNYDAMLPWLCNLEAGIALQNMMLTAQAMGLGAFIMHTIDFKTLIELMGFRIEEVKGRGFPQASPNPVGIDGIIEGFCPPYRDVEEAVDEIVEMKWGSRGIYGPEGYNLPIPKEYGELVDAVKAYLYYVYDNYGRLPKYCNAMYFPALLQVHHIDLGYYNKYFPEYLSEADTRHMETWHPELKPEKESSTP, encoded by the coding sequence TTGTCTGTCGAGTTTGACGCTCCTCTCCTCGAGACCATGTTTAGGAGGAGGACGAGGAGGTTCCCCCTAGGCGGGGAGATGCCGGTGAAGAGGGCTGGATTAGACTATAAATCCCTTGAGGCACCTATACCCTTGAACGAGGCCGAGTTAGCACTCCTATGTTTTACGGGCGTCGGCGTCACGGGCGTCACGACCGAGGAGATCCGCCACCTTCTAGGTCACCTAACGGTGATAGGCAGAACCGCGGCTAGCCCATGCGCATCCCTAACCTTACATCTATTCTATACAAACGATGAGGGAGTATTCTATTATAAGTCAGGGGTATCTGACGAGATCATACCGAGAGAAAAAGTTAGGATAGCCTCTAAGGCTGATAGAGCTAAGATACTCCAGGATTATCGTAGGAACTTGGTTAAGCTTAAAGATGGTAGGCTTCAGGTTCCCAGGGAAGCCATAGGATCGGCTTTCGTCGACATGGTTAATAAACCCGGTACGACGGTGTTTATGCCGGTGGCCGACATCACAAGGGAATATATTAACATGTTATTAACTGGGATTGCCCAGTTTAGGTGGCGTATGTGGGATGAGGTTGAGGATAAACCTGCTGGAGTCGAGAAGTGGATCCGTAATGGGTTGCTTAACGGGGAGAAGATGACGATATTCAACTATGATGCTATGCTCCCCTGGCTCTGCAACTTGGAGGCGGGTATAGCCCTTCAAAACATGATGCTCACAGCCCAAGCCATGGGCTTAGGGGCCTTCATAATGCACACCATCGACTTTAAAACCCTGATAGAACTGATGGGGTTCCGAATCGAAGAGGTGAAGGGGAGGGGCTTTCCCCAAGCCTCACCTAACCCGGTTGGGATAGATGGAATCATAGAAGGGTTCTGCCCTCCCTATAGGGACGTGGAGGAGGCTGTGGATGAGATCGTGGAGATGAAGTGGGGCTCCCGGGGTATCTACGGCCCGGAAGGATACAACCTGCCTATACCTAAAGAGTATGGTGAGCTCGTGGATGCAGTTAAAGCCTATCTCTACTATGTATATGACAATTATGGTAGGTTGCCCAAGTACTGCAATGCCATGTATTTCCCAGCCCTACTCCAAGTGCACCATATAGACCTGGGCTATTATAATAAGTACTTTCCGGAATACTTGTCCGAGGCAGATACTAGACATATGGAGACATGGCATCCGGAGCTGAAACCTGAAAAAGAAAGCAGCACCCCATAA